In Desulfonatronum thiosulfatophilum, the following are encoded in one genomic region:
- a CDS encoding YihY/virulence factor BrkB family protein, with amino-acid sequence MDDESAGAVMINGVSMKQFVLDLNQEINNDNVYNGAAALGYYLTLAIFPGIILLMTIIPYLPIDRVDEAIMDLLGQALPEEAYDMVAGVVTDVTANRRGGLLSFSLLGTIWAASTGMYAIMQQLNITYGVNEARSFIRARATALILSLLFGLLVVGAFSLIVLGGIIEDWMGTRLGMSDTLIMAFAAFRWVVIVLALFLGFALIYRYAPNVEQKFKFITWGSVFGVTMLIIVSLGFSIYTSNFADYDATYGSIGAVIILMLWLYVAGLVILVGSEINAVLEHYSSHGKRKGEKKEGNHKGKKLTDR; translated from the coding sequence ATGGATGACGAGTCCGCGGGGGCTGTTATGATCAACGGTGTTTCCATGAAGCAGTTCGTGCTTGATCTCAACCAGGAGATCAACAACGACAATGTCTACAACGGCGCCGCGGCGCTCGGGTACTACCTGACGCTCGCAATTTTTCCGGGCATAATCCTTTTGATGACCATTATTCCCTATCTGCCCATCGACCGGGTAGATGAGGCGATCATGGATCTTCTGGGGCAGGCCTTGCCGGAAGAGGCCTATGACATGGTAGCCGGGGTAGTGACCGATGTTACGGCAAATCGGCGCGGGGGCCTCCTGTCCTTCAGTCTTCTCGGAACTATCTGGGCGGCCTCCACGGGGATGTACGCAATCATGCAGCAGCTCAACATCACCTATGGCGTCAATGAGGCCCGCAGCTTTATTCGTGCTCGAGCCACGGCGTTGATACTCAGCCTGCTTTTCGGCCTGCTGGTCGTAGGGGCATTCTCACTTATCGTTCTCGGCGGCATTATTGAGGACTGGATGGGGACCCGTCTCGGAATGAGCGACACCCTGATTATGGCCTTTGCCGCCTTCAGATGGGTGGTTATTGTGCTGGCCTTGTTTTTGGGGTTCGCCTTGATCTACCGTTATGCGCCGAATGTTGAACAAAAATTCAAGTTTATCACCTGGGGCAGCGTGTTTGGCGTGACCATGTTGATCATTGTTTCTTTAGGCTTCTCCATCTACACTAGCAATTTTGCCGACTACGACGCGACCTATGGCAGCATTGGCGCGGTTATCATTTTGATGTTATGGCTCTACGTCGCAGGACTGGTGATCCTGGTCGGTTCGGAAATCAATGCCGTGCTTGAGCACTACAGTTCACACGGCAAGCGCAAGGGTGAAAAAAAAGAGGGGAATCACAAGGGCAAGAAACTAACGGACCGATAG
- a CDS encoding phospholipase D family protein, producing MQRVFLGLILLAGLWGGGCSSLPALDSRTSSSALTYDEALATPLGKAVGPLLDAHPEVSGVFALQTAKDAFAARIVLASVAERTLDVQYYIWRNDLTGNLLFEALHHAAERGVRVRLLLDDLPTAGLDETLAALNAHPNLEVRLFNPFVFRNFRALDFILDFSRAHRRMHNKSFTADNMVTIVGGRNIGDEYFGATNDNLFADLDVLTVGYVVREVSANFDRYWDSRAAYPLEAIVAQADAAVVGMPELDPDKSAKVEYFLDAVRDSRFMSDLAAGNLALEWTNVRMVSDDPDKVLQKSAPEDLIIPQLRDVVGVPTREVDLISPYFVPTKTGVAAFAAMAEKGVQIKVLTNALEATDVFPAHAGYAKRRKDLLDSGIVLYEFKLSSTMQPYSGKAGPFGSSGASLHAKTFSVDASRVFVGSFNFDPRSAKLNTELGFVIDSTSLAEKISNAFETTIPANAYEVRLNDEGHLYWLELQEGKLIRHDVEPGTTTLQRSVIWILSRLPIEWLL from the coding sequence ATGCAACGTGTCTTTCTGGGACTGATCCTCCTGGCCGGCCTTTGGGGAGGGGGATGCAGTTCCTTGCCGGCACTGGATTCGCGAACCAGCAGTTCCGCATTGACGTATGACGAGGCACTGGCAACGCCTTTGGGCAAGGCTGTGGGGCCATTGCTTGACGCGCATCCCGAAGTGAGCGGCGTTTTCGCTTTGCAAACAGCCAAGGACGCATTTGCGGCGCGAATTGTTCTGGCTTCGGTCGCGGAGCGGACACTGGACGTTCAATATTATATCTGGCGCAATGATCTGACCGGGAACCTGCTCTTTGAGGCATTGCATCATGCCGCCGAACGTGGAGTCCGGGTCAGGCTGCTGCTGGACGACCTGCCCACGGCCGGTCTGGACGAGACCCTGGCGGCATTGAACGCGCATCCCAACTTAGAAGTGCGGTTGTTCAACCCCTTCGTCTTCCGCAACTTCCGTGCGTTAGACTTCATTTTGGACTTTTCACGTGCCCATCGTCGAATGCACAACAAGTCCTTCACCGCGGACAACATGGTCACCATTGTCGGTGGGCGGAACATCGGTGATGAGTATTTCGGAGCGACCAACGACAACCTCTTCGCGGACCTGGACGTCTTGACAGTCGGTTACGTTGTCCGCGAAGTGTCCGCTAATTTTGATCGCTACTGGGACAGCAGGGCGGCCTATCCGCTGGAAGCCATCGTGGCCCAGGCAGACGCGGCCGTTGTGGGAATGCCGGAACTTGATCCCGACAAAAGCGCGAAAGTGGAGTATTTTTTGGACGCTGTGCGCGATTCCCGGTTTATGAGTGATCTGGCAGCGGGAAATTTGGCCTTGGAGTGGACGAACGTTCGCATGGTCAGTGACGACCCGGACAAGGTGCTGCAAAAAAGTGCTCCCGAAGATTTAATCATCCCCCAACTCCGGGATGTCGTCGGTGTTCCGACCAGGGAAGTGGATTTGATTTCACCTTATTTCGTACCCACCAAAACAGGGGTGGCGGCTTTTGCGGCCATGGCCGAAAAGGGTGTTCAGATCAAGGTCCTGACGAACGCCCTGGAGGCCACCGATGTTTTTCCAGCCCATGCCGGTTATGCCAAACGCCGCAAGGATCTGCTCGATTCCGGCATCGTACTTTACGAGTTCAAGCTTTCGTCCACGATGCAGCCATACTCGGGCAAGGCCGGTCCCTTCGGCAGCTCCGGGGCGAGCCTGCACGCCAAGACGTTTTCCGTGGATGCCTCACGCGTTTTTGTCGGCTCGTTCAACTTTGATCCCCGTTCCGCCAAGCTGAACACAGAACTTGGTTTCGTCATCGACAGTACATCTTTGGCCGAGAAAATATCGAACGCGTTTGAAACGACCATACCGGCCAACGCATATGAAGTGCGGCTGAACGACGAGGGGCATCTCTACTGGCTTGAATTGCAAGAAGGCAAATTGATTCGCCATGATGTCGAACCGGGCACGACCACTTTGCAACGGTCCGTGATTTGGATTCTTTCCAGGTTGCCCATTGAGTGGCTGCTCTGA
- a CDS encoding AAA family ATPase, whose amino-acid sequence MSTPRTRVVAIASGKGGAGKTSLAASLAWILAENGKKVCLVDVDLGLSNVDVLLGLTPRYTLSDLLVNDLNAQDVLTPVRPGLDVISGGSGIAALTDLSRDQRRAFIEKIKTLNGYDFLLLDNSAGIHRQVISFCLAAREHIIVINPEPSSVTDAYALIKVLNQNGLRRPPYILLNRVLPHFNHQLLLERFAAVCKKHLKLRLLTLGVVPDDPVFRAAAAHQKLPVNMSGTSPGASALKRVASLLSGRTDLNVLQGEASDFWSESLVHLLQGTTGVGTEEEQGASGTLPPAIASGKRQSPVETIKSLEFGIRHLEQLEPKDLSFISGLSDDLALKGKRLAQLACRFRENIKGDKCNVGVLCPDDSLRRLLKDVLLDRGYRPMVVNGSPETSTNLDVLICSISRPDELSLKTLQALDRVPCVWLSQYTTQIPYWAGGLMMVDVVEQPFSLKKVYAALEKAVAVSKKLPDS is encoded by the coding sequence ATGAGCACCCCACGCACCCGAGTTGTCGCCATTGCAAGCGGAAAGGGCGGAGCGGGCAAGACGTCCCTGGCTGCGAGTCTTGCCTGGATACTCGCTGAAAACGGCAAGAAAGTTTGTCTCGTGGATGTTGATCTTGGGCTTTCTAATGTGGATGTCCTGCTCGGGCTGACACCCAGATACACCTTGAGCGACCTGTTGGTGAATGATCTGAACGCGCAAGATGTTCTGACACCGGTCAGGCCGGGGCTGGACGTGATCTCAGGCGGTTCCGGCATCGCCGCCTTGACCGACTTGAGCCGCGACCAACGCAGGGCCTTTATTGAAAAAATCAAAACCCTGAACGGCTATGACTTCCTGCTGCTGGACAATTCCGCGGGCATTCATCGTCAGGTCATTTCTTTTTGTCTGGCCGCCCGAGAGCATATTATCGTGATCAATCCCGAGCCGTCCTCGGTCACCGACGCCTATGCCCTGATCAAGGTTCTCAATCAGAACGGACTGCGACGACCACCTTACATTCTGCTGAATCGGGTTTTACCGCATTTCAACCATCAACTGCTTCTGGAACGTTTTGCCGCTGTCTGCAAGAAGCATCTGAAGCTCCGTCTTCTCACGCTTGGGGTCGTGCCGGATGATCCTGTTTTTCGCGCGGCGGCGGCGCATCAGAAATTGCCGGTGAACATGTCCGGGACGTCCCCCGGAGCCAGTGCGTTAAAACGAGTCGCCTCGCTGTTGAGCGGCAGAACGGATTTGAACGTGTTGCAAGGCGAAGCCAGCGACTTCTGGAGCGAGTCGCTGGTGCATCTGCTGCAGGGAACCACCGGCGTTGGAACTGAGGAAGAACAAGGAGCCAGTGGGACTTTGCCTCCAGCCATTGCATCCGGCAAGAGGCAGTCTCCAGTGGAGACAATCAAATCACTTGAGTTTGGCATCAGACATTTGGAGCAACTTGAGCCGAAAGACTTGTCATTCATCTCTGGACTTTCGGATGATCTGGCTCTTAAGGGAAAACGTTTGGCGCAACTTGCATGCAGGTTTCGGGAGAACATCAAGGGCGACAAATGCAATGTCGGCGTGCTTTGTCCTGACGATTCCTTGCGCCGTTTGCTCAAAGACGTTCTTCTGGATCGAGGTTACCGGCCAATGGTGGTGAATGGTTCCCCTGAGACTTCAACCAATCTGGATGTTCTCATCTGCTCCATTTCCAGACCGGATGAGTTATCACTGAAAACATTGCAGGCGTTGGACAGAGTACCTTGTGTCTGGCTTTCGCAATACACGACCCAGATTCCTTACTGGGCCGGAGGGTTGATGATGGTCGATGTCGTGGAGCAGCCTTTTTCCCTGAAGAAAGTCTATGCTGCCCTGGAAAAAGCCGTGGCTGTTTCCAAGAAGTTGCCAGATTCATAA